A genome region from Erigeron canadensis isolate Cc75 chromosome 3, C_canadensis_v1, whole genome shotgun sequence includes the following:
- the LOC122592264 gene encoding cysteine-rich receptor-like protein kinase 29, producing the protein MLIALTKKLIILLFLIIVNQLTISVCQDIRSACDSIANFTINGTYHRNLNNALSSLTSDTSIRYGFYNRSAGQSPDQANAIGLCRGDIEPNDCRSCINQAITTLRDICPNQKSAIVWYVTCMLRYSNVTILGNSDESRVRWKANGNNASNVDQFNQGLRRLFDQLTNEAARGGSLRKYAANATNGPGFSTIYGYMQCTPDLSEVQCYNCLGSAIRYIPDCCDGRRGVRVYYPSCNLRYEIYRFLDNTVSIVPPLPPPPDESSPPPPPVSPSGDDSNTRTTIVVIAIVVTVSVVMLAVVFVCIFVRRKRKLPQNLVHEDSDIDEISTTESLQYEFAVIRAATNDFSDSNKLGQGGFGLVYKGKLQNGQEIAVKRLSRDSGQGEQEFKNEVLLLSRLQHRNLVRLLGFSLKGSERLLMYEFVQNASLDHFVFDPSKRKTLDWERRYKIIGGIARGLMYLHEDARLKIIHRDLKASNVLLDGQMNPKIADFGMARLFTTEETQANTSRIVGTYGYMAPEYAMHGQFSVKSDVFSFGVLILEIVTGQKNHTFQNGIMVEDLLSYAWKSWRDGKASSLVDPTLCTSSLRDMLRCIHIGLLCVQEELNKRPTMASVILMLSSFSLTLPVPSEPAFFMHTSTNPEMPLFEYTSSTDTNQL; encoded by the exons ATGTTAATAGCATTAACCAAAAAACTGATTATACTTTTATTCCTTATCATCGTAAATCAACTCACCATTTCAGTCTGTCAAGATATAAGATCAGCTTGTGATAGTATCGCAAATTTCACTATAAACGGTACATACCATAGAAACCTTAACAATGCTTTGTCATCCCTCACATCCGACACCAGCATTAGGTACGGGTTCTACAACCGGTCTGCTGGCCAGTCCCCCGATCAAGCCAATGCGATCGGCCTATGTAGAGGTGACATTGAACCAAATGATTGTCGAAGTTGCATTAATCAAGCTATTACAACACTAAGAGACATTTGTCCTAATCAAAAGAGTGCAATTGTTTGGTACGTTACTTGTATGTTACGTTACTCAAACGTCACCATTTTGGGAAATTCAGACGAGAGTCGTGTACGATGGAAGGCTAACGGTAATAATGCATCAAACGTGGATCAGTTTAACCAAGGGCTCCGCCGCCTTTTTGATCAACTAACAAACGAAGCTGCTAGAGGTGGATCTCTACGTAAGTATGCTGCCAACGCCACGAACGGCCCTGGGTTTTCGACAATTTATGGGTATATGCAGTGTACTCCCGATTTGTCAGAGGTTCAGTGTTATAATTGCTTGGGTAGTGCAATTAGGTACATTCCAGATTGTTGTGATGGTAGACGTGGAGTACGAGTTTATTATCCTAGTTGCAATCTTAGATATGAAATTTACAGGTTCTTAGATAATACGGTGTCTATTGTGCCACCATTGCCACCACCACCAGACGAATCATCTCCTCCACCACCGCCAGTGTCACCCTCAG GTGATGATAGTAACACAAGAACAACCATTGTAGTCATTGCCATTGTTGTAACTGTTAGTGTTGTGATGCTGGCAGTAGTTTTTGTTTGCATCTTTgtgagaagaaaaagaaagctaCCACAAAATTTAG TTCACGAGGACAGTGACATCGACGAAATTAGTACGACCGAATCATTGCAGTATGAGTTTGCTGTCATTAGAGCAGCAACAAATGACTTCTCCGATAGCAATAAGCTTGGACAAGGTGGATTTGGTCTAGTTTATAAG GGTAAGTTACAAAACGGACAAGAAATAGCAGTGAAGAGGTTGTCGAGGGATTCGGGGCAAGGAGAGCAGGAATTTAAGAACGAGGTCTTGTTACTTTCAAGGTTGCAACACCGAAATTTGGTTCGACTCCTAGGATTTAGCCTAAAAGGGTCTGAACGACTTTTGATGTATGAGTTTGTACAGAATGCAAGTTTAGATCACTTTGTCTTTG ATCCATCAAAACGCAAGACTCTTGATTGGGAAAGAAGATACAAAATAATAGGGGGTATTGCAAGGGGACTTATGTATCTACACGAGGATGCACGATTAAAGATAATTCATCGAGATCTGAAAGCCAGTAACGTTTTGTTGGATGGTCAAATGAATCCAAAAATTGCAGATTTTGGTATGGCAAGGTTGTTCACGACCGAAGAAACCCAAGCCAACACCAGTCGAATTGTTGGAACCTA TGGATATATGGCGCCAGAGTATGCAATGCATGGGCAATTTTCAGTCAAGTCAGATGTTTTTAGTTTTGGTGTATTGATTCTTGAAATTGTAACGGGTCAGAAGAACCATACTTTTCAAAATGGAATAATGGTAGAGGATCTTCTTAGCTAT GCATGGAAGAGTTGGAGAGATGGAAAGGCTTCAAGTTTAGTTGATCCGACACTGTGCACCAGCTCTCTACGTGATATGCTCAGATGCATACACATTGGTCTATTATGTGTTCAAGAGGAACTTAATAAACGTCCAACTATGGCTTCAGTCATTCTTATGCTCAGTAGCTTCTCTCTAACCCTCCCTGTTCCTTCGGAGCCTGCCTTTTTCATGCACACAAGTACAAATCCTGAAATGCCCTTATTTGAGTACACTTCAAGTACGGATACTAACCAATTATAA